Proteins from a genomic interval of Cydia amplana chromosome 8, ilCydAmpl1.1, whole genome shotgun sequence:
- the LOC134650544 gene encoding catalase-like, protein MLKVIVLVAVLAAAGAKVQQDVTSQQIITFKQKTGKPIGVMTASAGAPIEYKEATNTLNSPLLFNEYFMDSLTHLVRERIPERLVHAKAGGAFGYFEVTHDITDICKAKMFSQIGKKTPVAVRFSPVVVERGGIDTSRDARGFAIKFYTEDGNFDIAGFNTPIYVYKDPLLFTAFVRSQKRNPATNLMDVNMLWDYLTLRPEGLYMFLFVFGDRGIPDGYRHMPGFGVHTYQVVNKHGESTFVRWHFVPDAGIKNLRSEEASRIAAQDPDYATRDLYNAIANGNPPSWKVSIQVLTLEDVKKAGFDVFDVTKALPLDDYPLKPVGRFVLNKNSINYFAEIEQLAFSPTNLVPGILGAPDKVFEARRMSYRDAQYYRLGANFNKIPVNCPIQTQALAYNRDGRPPLKENDRDIPNYFPNTFNGPQPYKDPKRPQLIEIYQDLPNNFDQATELYTQEMTKGERSRLVENILFSLGGAAKNLQDRAVKLFTVIHPDLGGRIQKGLLANRTQYYDDDYDY, encoded by the exons atgttaaAAGTGATAGTATTAGTAGCGGTACTTGCGGCGGCAGGTGCCAAAGTGCAACAAGATGTCACATCACAACAGATTATTACGTTTAAGCAGAAAACGGGG AAACCCATAGGTGTAATGACTGCGAGTGCGGGAGCGCCTATAGAATACAAAGAAGCCACAAATACATTAAACTCACCATTGCTCTTCAACGAATACTTCATGGACTCTCTCACCCATTTAGTGCGGGAGAGGATCCCAGAACGCCTAGTCCACGCCAAGGCCGGAGGCGCCTTTGGGTACTTCGAGGTCACCCATGACATAACCGACATCTGCAAAGCCAAAATGTTTAGTCAGATAGGAAAGAAAACTCCCGTAGCCGTCAGATTTTCTCCAGTTGTCGTTGAGCGAGGAGGAATAGACACGTCAAGAGATGCTAGAGGATTTGCCATTAAATTTTACACAGAAGACGGCAATTTCGACATCGCTGGATTTAACACGCCGATCTACGTTTATAAGGACCCACTATTATTTACAGCTTTCGTACGATCTCAGAAGCGTAATCCAGCCACCAACCTAATGGATGTTAACATGCTTTGGGACTACCTAACTCTAAGACCAGAaggtttatatatgtttttattcgtttttggAGACCGTGGAATCCCTGATGGATACCGACACATGCCAGGCTTTGGTGTTCACACATACCAAGTTGTCAACAAGCACGGCGAGTCTACATTCGTTAGATGGCACTTTGTACCTGATGCGGGAATTAAAAATTTACGTTCAGAAGAGGCCAGCAGAATTGCAGCACAAGACCCCGACTATGCTACTAGAGATTTATATAATGCGATCGCCAATGGTAACCCTCCAAGTTGGAAAGTCAGCATTCAAGTTTTAACACTGGAAGACGTCAAGAAAGCTGGCTTTGATGTTTTTGACGTCACCAAAGCTCTTCCTTTAGATGACTATCCTTTGAAACCAGTGGGTAGATTTGTTTTGAACAAAAATTCCATTAACTACTTCGCTGAAATCGAACAATTAGCGTTCAGTCCCACAAATCTGGTACCGGGAATACTTGGCGCCCCCGATAAAGTATTTGAAGCTAGAAGAATGTCTTACAGGGACGCTCAATATTACCGCTTGGGGGctaactttaataaaatacccgTAAATTGTCCTATTCAAACACAAGCATTGGCTTATAACCGAGATGGCAGACCTCCACTCAAGGAAAACGATCGTGATATTCCTAACTACTTTCCTAATACTTTTAACGGTCCTCAACCGTACAAGGATCCGAAAAGACCGCAGTTGATAGAAATATACCAAGACCTACCAAACAATTTTGACCAAGCGACTGAGTTGTACACCCAAGAGATGACAAAAGGCGAGCGAAGTAGATTGGTTGAAAATATCCTGTTCAGCTTGGGTGGGGCCGCGAAAAATCTGCAAGATCGGGCGGTGaaattatttacagttataCATCCAGATTTAGGTGGAAGGATTCAGAAAGGCTTACTGGCTAATAGaacgcaatattatgatgatgacTACGATTACTAA